One Phaseolus vulgaris cultivar G19833 chromosome 2, P. vulgaris v2.0, whole genome shotgun sequence DNA window includes the following coding sequences:
- the LOC137811276 gene encoding probable E3 ubiquitin-protein ligase EDA40, translated as MVTGWRRAFCTSIPKDREPKVLTETKQHYQNNNNDTNHTPKSSSKFGFFSNPSTPRCESQPPPTPTLRCRTTCSVPNSPKLQCKTPRLFHNSNPSSPKSPSSFSLFKATLRLSKSRCGICMQSVRSGQGTAIFTAECSHTFHFPCIVKKHPILTCPVCSTSWKELPVLSIHHNDDNNKKTFKVYNDDEPLMSPTSLSRFNPIPESDNEEEEDNKTEFQGFSVTPLPNLPSSPVIRRNLELSLLPEAAIVAANRNYETYVVVLKLKPHHAPKPPHRAPIDLVAVLDVGGAMSGNKLRLMKNSMRQMISSLRPTDRLSIVAFSAGSKRLLPLRRMTGGGQRSARRIVDALAAIDQSREGTPVKIDAVKKAAKVLEDRREKNGVASIIVLSDIPESRAGNSIHRPSLVSTTRLSHLEVPVHAVRLGESHHALSDDAFAKFLCGLLSVVAQDVRIQLEVVSRSRAVEIAGVYSLAGRPVSLGSGWIRIGDLYAEEERELLVELKVPAASAGSHHVLTVRSSYRDPLTGESLNPVEQAMLVPRPHTVRSSCPKIERLRNLHVTARAVAESTRLAEHNDLSGAYHLLSSARALLIQCNKPDEELLRWLEAEQAELQRRRQRPTRGNSRAEEKVEPLTPTSAWRAAERLAKVAIMRKSMNRVSDLHGFENARF; from the exons ATGGTTACTGGGTGGAGAAGAGCTTTCTGCACATCCATCCCCAAAGATAGAGAACCCAAAGTCTTAACTGAGACCAAACAACATTACCAGAACAATAATAACGACACCAATCACACTCCCAAAAGCTCTTCCAAGTTCGGATTTTTCTCAAACCCATCAACTCCCCGCTGCGAATCTCAGCCACCACCCACCCCTACCCTCCGGTGTCGAACCACGTGTTCAGTCCCTAACAGCCCAAAACTTCAATGCAAAACCCCTAGGTTGTTCCATAACTCAAATCCCTCATCCCCCAAGTCACCATCCAGCTTCTCACTTTTCAAAGCCACTCTACGCCTATCCAAA AGTCGATGTGGAATCTGTATGCAGAGTGTGAGGAGTGGGCAGGGAACTGCAATTTTCACAGCGGAATGCTCTCACACGTTCCACTTCCCTTGCATAGTGAAGAAGCACCCGATCCTAACGTGCCCCGTTTGCAGCACTAGCTGGAAGGAACTTCCGGTGCTCTCCATCCACCACAACGACGATAACAACAAGAAAACCTTCAAAGTTTACAACGATGACGAACCTCTCATGTCTCCTACTTCACTCTCTCGCTTCAACCCCATTCCCGAGTCCGATAACGAGGAGGAAGAAGACAACAAAACCGAATTTCAAGGCTTCAGCGTTACGCCGCTTCCCAATTTACCTTCCTCGCCGGTAATAAGGAGGAACCTCGAGCTATCATTGCTTCCGGAGGCAGCCATTGTCGCTGCCAACCGAAACTACGAGACCTACGTCGTCGTTTTGAAGCTGAAGCCGCATCACGCTCCGAAACCGCCTCATCGCGCTCCAATTGATCTCGTCGCCGTGCTCGACGTAGGCGGTGCCATGTCCGGCAACAAACTCCGCCTAATGAAAAACTCCATGCGACAAATGATCTCATCGCTCCGCCCAACCGATCGTCTCTCAATCGTCGCATTCTCCGCCGGATCCAAGCGGTTGCTTCCGCTGCGGCGAATGACCGGCGGTGGCCAGAGATCAGCGCGTCGGATTGTCGACGCGCTCGCCGCAATCGACCAGTCCCGAGAAGGAACTCCGGTGAAGATCGACGCCGTCAAGAAGGCAGCAAAGGTGCTAGAGGACCGCCGCGAGAAGAACGGCGTCGCGAGCATCATCGTCCTATCCGATATCCCCGAATCACGTGCCGGAAACAGTATTCACAGACCCTCGCTGGTGTCCACCACGCGCCTCTCGCACCTCGAAGTACCTGTCCACGCGGTGCGCTTGGGGGAGTCTCACCACGCGCTCTCCGACGACGCGTTCGCGAAATTCTTGTGTGGTTTGTTGAGCGTGGTTGCTCAGGACGTTAGGATTCAGTTAGAGGTGGTATCGCGATCGCGCGCCGTGGAGATCGCTGGCGTGTACTCATTAGCGGGTCGACCCGTTTCGCTCGGTTCGGGTTGGATCCGAATTGGGGATCTCTACGCGGAGGAGGAGAGGGAATTGTTAGTGGAACTGAAAGTGCCTGCAGCCTCCGCTGGGTCCCACCACGTTCTTACCGTACGATCCTCCTATCGGGACCCCCTCACTGGAGAGTCTTTAAATCCCGTTGAGCAGGCAATGCTCGTTCCTCGTCCCCACACCGTACGATCCTCCTGCCCCAAGATCGAACGCTTACGAAACCTCCACGTCACCGCGAGAGCCGTAGCCGAGTCGACCCGGCTCGCTGAACACAACGATCTCTCTGGGGCTTATCACCTGCTCTCCTCGGCTCGAGCCCTTCTAATTCAATGCAATAAGCCGGATGAGGAGTTACTGCGCTGGCTCGAAGCCGAGCAAGCGGAGCTTCAGCGGCGCAGACAGAGGCCAACGCGTGGGAACAGTCGCGCCGAAGAAAAGGTGGAGCCGCTGACGCCGACTTCGGCTTGGCGAGCCGCTGAGAGACTGGCTAAAGTTGCTATTATGAGGAAGTCTATGAACAGAGTTAGCGACTTGCATGGATTTGAGAATGCGAGATTTTAG